A portion of the Thermoflexus hugenholtzii JAD2 genome contains these proteins:
- a CDS encoding PEP/pyruvate-binding domain-containing protein, giving the protein MDGERGYPWHLPPALALHLEILRYPILARRIRERMRQELFARGIITPEAFEAEVREKALISQRLEGLTDPFGQESAEEWEERLAQIRDQLTEFYFAYNLPHSLFVEIVRSVLEERAPGHRPVLTFNPELAPVEALFAQAEAYEAAPPEQRKAVLPHLKEIRVVLIKSIISDQLAFVGIAREHFTSADLRAIYERRIGQGKIGGKAAGMMLAWRVLQAPDPEDPFPLAERVGIPDSWFIGADVFYEFMERNGLLPYLNQKYKPEEEIRAEFPEVQHAFLAGRFPGWFVQRLRDLLREVGPHPLIVRSSSLLEDNFGASFAGKYESHFCPNQGSLEENLEALLTAIKRVYASVFHPDPLIYRRHVGLLDYDERMAILLQKVEGTRYGRYFFPPVAGVAYSRNPFRWSPRIRREDGFMRMVVGLGTRAVERVAHDYPRMVALSHPGLRPEKDPQAIARYAQHFIDVIDLEENAFRTLRVHEVLEGDYPGLAYLAAVHKGDYLQPLIGRHVDPRALVLTFDRLLQETDFAPLMRAVLRKLERHYGRPVDIEFAVLLEGGRPPRPMLRLLQCRPQTDREQAARPRIPRDVPEEDILFASYQMVPHGAVYNIRYVIYVDPMAYTRIPELSARLEIARVIGRLNRRLAGERFILIGPGRWGSVNPYLGVKVGYADIYNARALVEIGLRGAQGSPEPSYGTHFFRDLIEAQIYPLALSPDDERAAFRADFFLRAPNVLAALLPEEASHAEVVKVIDIPAVAGGRYLHLVMDGDQEEAMAYLGPKVEDPGA; this is encoded by the coding sequence ATGGATGGGGAGCGTGGGTATCCCTGGCATCTGCCGCCCGCCCTGGCCCTGCATCTCGAGATCCTCCGCTACCCGATCCTGGCCCGCCGGATCCGGGAGCGGATGCGCCAGGAGCTGTTCGCCCGCGGCATCATCACCCCCGAGGCCTTCGAAGCCGAGGTCCGGGAGAAGGCCCTGATCTCCCAGCGCCTGGAGGGGCTCACCGATCCCTTCGGCCAGGAGTCGGCGGAGGAATGGGAGGAGCGGCTGGCCCAGATCCGGGACCAGCTGACGGAGTTCTATTTCGCCTACAACCTCCCCCACAGCCTGTTCGTGGAGATCGTCCGCTCGGTGCTGGAGGAGCGGGCGCCGGGGCACCGCCCGGTGCTCACCTTCAACCCGGAGCTGGCCCCGGTGGAGGCCCTCTTCGCCCAGGCCGAGGCCTACGAGGCGGCGCCCCCCGAGCAGCGCAAGGCGGTGCTCCCCCACTTGAAGGAGATCCGCGTGGTGCTCATCAAGAGCATCATCAGCGATCAGCTGGCCTTCGTTGGCATCGCCCGGGAGCATTTCACGTCGGCGGACCTGCGGGCCATCTACGAGCGGCGCATCGGGCAGGGCAAGATCGGGGGCAAGGCGGCGGGGATGATGCTGGCCTGGCGGGTGCTCCAGGCCCCTGACCCGGAGGATCCCTTCCCCCTGGCCGAGCGGGTGGGCATCCCGGATTCCTGGTTCATCGGCGCGGACGTCTTCTACGAGTTCATGGAGCGCAACGGGCTGCTCCCTTACCTGAACCAGAAATACAAGCCCGAGGAGGAGATCCGAGCGGAGTTCCCCGAGGTGCAGCACGCCTTCTTGGCGGGACGCTTTCCGGGCTGGTTCGTCCAGCGGCTGCGGGACCTGCTCCGGGAGGTCGGACCGCATCCCCTGATCGTGCGGTCCTCCAGCCTCCTGGAGGACAACTTCGGCGCCTCCTTCGCCGGCAAATACGAGAGCCACTTCTGCCCCAACCAGGGCTCCCTGGAGGAGAACCTGGAGGCGTTGCTGACGGCCATCAAACGGGTTTACGCCAGCGTCTTCCACCCGGACCCTCTGATCTACCGGCGGCATGTCGGGCTGCTGGATTACGACGAGCGGATGGCCATCCTGCTCCAGAAGGTGGAGGGGACGCGCTACGGGCGCTACTTCTTCCCGCCCGTCGCGGGGGTCGCCTACTCCCGTAACCCCTTCCGCTGGAGCCCGCGCATCCGGCGGGAGGACGGCTTCATGCGGATGGTGGTGGGCCTGGGCACCCGGGCGGTGGAGCGGGTGGCCCACGATTACCCCCGCATGGTCGCCCTCAGCCACCCGGGCCTGCGCCCGGAGAAGGACCCCCAGGCCATCGCCCGCTACGCCCAGCACTTCATCGACGTCATCGACCTGGAGGAGAACGCCTTCCGCACCCTGCGGGTCCACGAGGTGCTGGAGGGGGATTACCCCGGCCTGGCTTACCTCGCCGCAGTCCATAAAGGGGACTACCTCCAGCCTCTCATCGGCCGCCACGTGGACCCCCGCGCCCTGGTCCTCACCTTCGACCGCCTGCTCCAGGAGACGGACTTCGCGCCGCTGATGCGGGCGGTGCTGCGCAAGCTGGAGCGCCACTACGGCCGCCCGGTGGACATCGAGTTCGCGGTCCTCCTGGAGGGCGGGCGGCCGCCCCGCCCGATGCTGCGGCTGCTCCAGTGCCGCCCGCAGACCGATCGGGAGCAAGCGGCCCGTCCCCGCATCCCTCGGGACGTCCCGGAAGAAGACATCCTGTTCGCTTCGTATCAGATGGTGCCCCACGGGGCGGTGTATAACATCCGCTACGTCATCTACGTGGATCCGATGGCCTACACCCGCATCCCGGAGCTGAGCGCCCGCCTGGAGATCGCCCGGGTGATCGGGCGGCTGAACCGCCGGCTGGCAGGGGAGCGGTTCATCCTCATCGGACCCGGGCGCTGGGGAAGCGTGAACCCGTATCTGGGGGTGAAGGTGGGCTACGCGGACATCTACAATGCCCGGGCGCTGGTGGAGATCGGGCTGCGGGGAGCCCAGGGGTCGCCTGAGCCCTCCTACGGCACACATTTCTTCCGCGACCTCATCGAGGCGCAGATCTATCCCCTGGCCCTGAGCCCGGACGACGAACGGGCGGCCTTCCGGGCCGATTTCTTCCTCCGGGCGCCCAACGTTCTCGCCGCGCTGCTGCCGGAGGAGGCCTCCCACGCGGAGGTGGTGAAGGTCATCGACATCCCCGCCGTGGCCGGCGGCCGGTATCTCCACCTGGTGATGGACGGCGATCAGGAGGAGGCCATGGCCTACCTGGGGCCGAAGGTGGAGGATCCGGGTGCTTGA
- the tgt gene encoding tRNA guanosine(34) transglycosylase Tgt, which produces MRAEPIRFTLLARDGRARAGFLDTPHGRIPTPCFAPVGTQGAVKTVPAWDLEALGAKLILANTYHLYLRPGDERIARLGGLHRFMGWDGPILTDSGGFQIFSLQGLREVDDDGVTFRSHLDGSLHRFTPEKAIRIQENLGADLIMCLDECPPPLDYDYNVRALERTHRWAERCRAAHTRPDQALFGIVQGGVFEDLRTRSARFLIGLDFPGYAIGGLSVGEPKALTYRVLELMDALLPEEKPRYLMGVGTLLDFVEAVARGVDLFDCVMPTRVARHGTAITRTGRLNLRNALYAEDPRPIDETCGCPTCGRFSRAYLRHLFNVGEPLAMYLTTLHNLYTMFRFMEDMRQAILEGRFAEFRAAVLEAHAALAPEEADR; this is translated from the coding sequence ATGCGCGCGGAGCCCATCCGATTCACCCTCCTCGCCCGGGACGGCCGGGCGCGGGCCGGTTTCCTGGACACCCCCCACGGCCGGATCCCGACGCCGTGCTTCGCCCCGGTGGGCACCCAGGGGGCGGTCAAGACCGTGCCGGCGTGGGACCTGGAGGCTCTGGGGGCGAAGCTCATCCTGGCCAACACCTATCACCTCTATCTGCGGCCCGGGGATGAGCGGATCGCCCGCCTGGGCGGCCTGCACCGCTTCATGGGCTGGGACGGCCCGATCCTCACCGACAGCGGGGGCTTCCAGATCTTCAGCCTCCAGGGGTTGCGGGAGGTGGACGACGACGGGGTGACCTTCCGCTCCCACCTGGACGGCTCCCTCCACCGCTTCACCCCGGAGAAGGCGATCCGCATCCAGGAGAACCTGGGGGCGGATCTGATCATGTGTCTGGACGAGTGCCCGCCTCCCCTGGATTACGATTACAATGTGCGAGCTCTGGAACGGACCCACCGGTGGGCGGAGCGCTGCCGGGCGGCCCACACCCGCCCGGATCAGGCCCTCTTCGGCATCGTGCAGGGCGGGGTCTTTGAGGACCTGCGGACCCGGAGCGCCCGCTTCCTGATCGGCCTGGATTTCCCGGGCTACGCCATCGGCGGGCTCTCGGTGGGCGAGCCCAAGGCCCTCACCTACCGGGTCCTGGAGCTCATGGACGCCCTGCTGCCGGAGGAGAAGCCCCGTTATCTGATGGGCGTGGGGACCCTTCTGGATTTCGTGGAGGCGGTGGCGCGGGGGGTGGATCTCTTCGATTGCGTGATGCCCACCCGGGTGGCCCGCCACGGGACGGCGATCACGCGGACGGGGCGCCTGAACCTGCGCAACGCCCTCTACGCGGAGGACCCCCGGCCCATCGATGAGACGTGCGGCTGCCCCACCTGCGGGCGCTTCTCCCGGGCCTACCTGCGCCACCTGTTCAACGTCGGGGAGCCCCTGGCGATGTATCTCACCACCCTGCACAACCTCTACACAATGTTCCGGTTCATGGAGGACATGCGGCAGGCCATCCTTGAGGGGCGCTTCGCGGAGTTCCGGGCCGCCGTCCTGGAGGCCCACGCCGCCCTGGCCCCGGAGGAGGCTGACCGATGA
- a CDS encoding TIGR01458 family HAD-type hydrolase, protein MSAAPRAPEIAAVLLDLDGTLYTAEGPIPGAAEAVRALRAHGVTVRFVTNTTTRSRRALAERLNRMGFPAVPEEIYSPPWAAGCFLRARGARAFLLVPEGAREDFAGVPEDDQRPDYVVVGDLGEDWTFERLNRAFRLILEEGAGLIGLGRTRYWRAADGLRLDVGPFVAALEEATGRKALILGKPDPAFFRLILEDLKVPPERVAMVGDDIEIDVGGAQGVGMRGVLVRTGKFRPADLEGSIRPDAVLGSVAELPVWRFG, encoded by the coding sequence ATGAGCGCCGCGCCGCGGGCCCCGGAGATCGCGGCGGTCCTCCTCGATCTCGACGGCACCCTCTACACCGCAGAGGGACCGATCCCGGGCGCCGCCGAGGCGGTGCGGGCCCTCCGGGCGCATGGGGTGACGGTCCGCTTCGTCACCAACACCACCACCCGCAGCCGCCGGGCCCTGGCCGAGCGGCTGAACCGCATGGGCTTCCCGGCCGTCCCGGAGGAGATCTACAGTCCGCCCTGGGCGGCGGGCTGCTTCCTGCGGGCCCGGGGCGCCCGGGCCTTCCTGCTGGTGCCGGAGGGCGCGCGGGAGGACTTCGCCGGCGTCCCGGAGGATGACCAACGGCCCGATTACGTGGTGGTAGGGGATCTGGGGGAAGATTGGACCTTTGAACGCCTGAACCGGGCCTTCCGGCTGATCCTGGAGGAAGGCGCCGGCCTCATCGGCCTGGGGCGAACCCGTTACTGGCGGGCGGCGGACGGGCTCCGGCTGGATGTCGGTCCTTTCGTCGCCGCCCTGGAGGAGGCCACCGGGCGGAAGGCCCTCATCCTGGGGAAGCCGGATCCCGCCTTCTTCCGGTTGATCCTGGAGGATCTGAAGGTGCCGCCGGAGCGAGTGGCGATGGTGGGGGACGACATCGAGATCGACGTCGGCGGGGCGCAGGGGGTTGGGATGCGGGGCGTCCTGGTGCGGACCGGCAAGTTCCGCCCGGCGGACCTGGAGGGATCGATCCGCCCGGATGCCGTGTTGGGCTCCGTGGCCGAGCTGCCCGTGTGGCGGTTCGGGTAA
- a CDS encoding proline-rich domain-containing protein produces MRSTWLRLGLVIAIAAIALVAFGTAMAAAGSPSGLAAVVSGWTGGREIAPPRADPQQGEAGTSIAADKTAEGFWTHVITYDWSLTKSASPDALTLARGESGEVMYTIVVTREKVGESESAGVRGTICVTNTGEAATEGLAITDIVEYKKPPDVTDWTPFLTVTVDITEKPILDPGESHCYDYEIPFTPLEGVTQYRNRAHVTITNHSGHLGEPFGPEPKAGFSLPDSPTVVEVDESASVSDEEHCPAGFTCMPSETGPWTFHDSGSVSFHKTITNETACDVMAELHNVATLTEGDTHETRTAEAVVHLTAPPCPVGCVLTYGFWKTHPDAWPEGYSPDATFFSSGKTWMQVLWTAPRGDAYYILAHQYIAAVLNVANGATPPLEVSAVIDAATAWFGSHSPGVPASSPEGQTLIHWAEVLAAFNEGRMGVPHCENVEAGPAMPPKQGGGRPETPPGLEKRPEMPPGLEHRPENKPHQEQRPETPPGQEKRPETPPGQEKGKGK; encoded by the coding sequence ATGCGGAGCACATGGTTGCGGCTGGGGCTCGTGATCGCCATCGCGGCCATCGCCCTGGTGGCCTTCGGCACCGCCATGGCAGCGGCCGGAAGCCCCTCCGGCCTCGCCGCCGTGGTCTCCGGATGGACCGGAGGCCGGGAGATCGCCCCACCTCGCGCGGATCCCCAGCAGGGCGAGGCCGGCACCTCGATTGCTGCAGACAAAACCGCGGAGGGCTTCTGGACCCACGTCATCACCTACGACTGGTCCCTCACCAAGTCGGCCTCCCCGGACGCCCTCACCCTCGCCCGCGGGGAGAGCGGGGAGGTGATGTATACCATCGTGGTAACCCGGGAGAAGGTCGGGGAGAGCGAATCCGCCGGCGTGCGCGGCACGATCTGCGTCACCAACACCGGGGAAGCGGCTACCGAGGGCCTGGCGATCACCGACATCGTGGAATACAAGAAGCCTCCAGATGTGACCGATTGGACCCCCTTCCTCACGGTGACGGTGGACATCACCGAAAAGCCGATCCTTGATCCGGGCGAGTCCCATTGTTATGACTACGAGATCCCCTTCACGCCGCTTGAGGGCGTCACCCAGTATCGCAACCGCGCCCACGTCACCATCACCAACCACTCCGGTCATCTCGGCGAGCCCTTCGGGCCGGAGCCGAAGGCGGGCTTCTCCCTGCCGGATTCGCCTACGGTGGTCGAAGTGGACGAATCCGCCTCGGTGAGCGATGAGGAGCACTGCCCCGCTGGCTTCACCTGCATGCCCAGTGAGACCGGGCCGTGGACCTTCCACGATTCCGGCTCCGTGTCCTTCCACAAGACCATCACCAACGAGACGGCCTGCGATGTGATGGCGGAGCTCCACAACGTCGCCACCCTGACCGAAGGGGACACCCACGAAACCCGCACGGCGGAGGCGGTGGTGCACCTGACGGCCCCACCGTGCCCGGTCGGCTGCGTCCTCACCTATGGCTTCTGGAAGACCCACCCGGATGCCTGGCCGGAGGGCTATTCCCCGGACGCCACCTTCTTCTCCAGCGGGAAGACCTGGATGCAGGTCCTCTGGACAGCACCTCGCGGGGACGCGTATTACATCCTGGCCCACCAATACATCGCCGCGGTCCTGAACGTGGCGAACGGGGCGACGCCGCCGCTGGAGGTGTCGGCGGTGATCGACGCCGCCACGGCCTGGTTCGGAAGCCACAGCCCCGGCGTCCCGGCCTCGTCGCCGGAGGGCCAGACCCTGATCCATTGGGCGGAGGTCCTGGCGGCCTTCAATGAGGGGAGGATGGGCGTCCCGCACTGTGAGAACGTGGAGGCCGGGCCGGCTATGCCGCCGAAGCAGGGCGGCGGGCGGCCGGAGACCCCGCCTGGGCTGGAGAAGCGGCCGGAGATGCCGCCCGGGCTGGAGCACCGGCCTGAGAACAAGCCTCACCAGGAGCAGCGGCCCGAGACCCCGCCCGGGCAGGAGAAGCGGCCGGAGACGCCGCCCGGCCAGGAGAAGGGGAAGGGCAAGTGA